In Acaryochloris marina S15, a single genomic region encodes these proteins:
- a CDS encoding lipopolysaccharide assembly protein LapB: protein MQKKSNRWFIWVFVVVAVVALVGFSFGSIFDSILSSRPSPSPTVPTPGTTPTPPVVSDIEKKNLQDLENGYLQILEKEPDNPDALRGLAEARSQMIKIGLKTEKDLLDPLEKLIELNPEQTQYQVLLAQTLQKTGKRESAAQTYRSILVTEPGNMDALQGFVSLLVEQQRPSAATELLQTTLKNAPQANQVKPNSINESAVQLLLGQVYATQKQFDQAVGVYDKLIAKDPNDFRPVFAKAILSREQGKTKEAGILFNSAEKLAPGQYKDQIKAAAKETAEAPPNPNSQPPSTSPNPSPNPAPATPE from the coding sequence GTGCAAAAAAAGTCTAACCGTTGGTTCATTTGGGTTTTTGTCGTTGTTGCCGTCGTCGCCTTAGTCGGGTTTTCTTTCGGCTCGATTTTCGACAGTATCCTTAGCTCCCGCCCTTCTCCCTCACCCACTGTTCCGACCCCAGGCACAACTCCAACGCCACCCGTCGTTTCAGACATCGAGAAAAAGAACCTGCAAGACCTCGAAAACGGCTACTTACAAATCTTAGAAAAAGAACCAGACAATCCAGATGCTCTGCGCGGTTTAGCCGAAGCCCGGAGTCAAATGATTAAAATCGGCCTAAAAACCGAAAAAGATCTGCTTGACCCCTTAGAAAAACTAATTGAGTTGAATCCAGAACAAACTCAATATCAAGTTCTTCTCGCCCAAACCCTGCAGAAAACAGGTAAAAGGGAAAGTGCAGCTCAAACCTATCGCAGTATCTTAGTCACCGAACCCGGCAATATGGATGCCCTCCAAGGTTTTGTGAGCCTATTGGTAGAACAACAACGCCCCTCAGCCGCCACAGAACTCCTGCAGACCACCCTTAAAAACGCTCCACAAGCGAATCAAGTAAAGCCCAACAGCATTAATGAAAGTGCTGTCCAGCTTTTGCTCGGGCAAGTCTATGCCACGCAAAAGCAGTTCGATCAGGCCGTTGGAGTCTACGACAAACTTATTGCCAAAGACCCTAACGATTTTCGCCCAGTTTTTGCCAAAGCCATTCTCTCTAGAGAACAAGGAAAAACCAAAGAAGCAGGCATTCTCTTTAACTCAGCCGAGAAGTTAGCCCCTGGCCAATACAAAGACCAAATTAAAGCTGCGGCCAAAGAAACGGCAGAAGCGCCTCCCAATCCAAATTCACAGCCTCCTAGCACGAGTCCCAACCCCTCCCCCAATCCAGCACCAGCAACCCCTGAATAA
- a CDS encoding DUF1997 domain-containing protein has translation MQSSNTQQDIEKQLVPCPEAGCLSQSESSSRFVQFVSVTNPELETGLSQALHFKNQFKGQMDLKADKATVMAYLDAHQGWFCRCAHPMKVEPVGSNGYILSLGRYGSFGFEVEPQIGLELLPQEEGVYRITTIPVQNKFDHCYQVDFQAAMYLNETSDAKANSSTPQTSVEWDLALDVAIVFPQFILRLPRKMIQGAGDKLLQQIVRQISQRLTKKVQSDFHATHGIR, from the coding sequence ATGCAATCATCCAATACGCAGCAAGATATCGAGAAGCAGCTTGTTCCATGTCCTGAAGCGGGATGTTTAAGTCAGTCAGAATCTTCATCAAGATTTGTACAATTTGTCTCTGTCACTAATCCCGAACTTGAAACTGGATTGTCGCAAGCCCTCCATTTCAAGAATCAGTTCAAAGGCCAAATGGACCTTAAAGCTGACAAAGCAACGGTAATGGCCTATTTGGATGCTCATCAAGGCTGGTTCTGTCGATGTGCCCATCCCATGAAGGTAGAGCCCGTCGGCAGTAATGGGTATATTCTTTCCTTGGGGCGGTATGGCTCCTTTGGGTTTGAAGTGGAGCCCCAAATTGGCTTAGAGCTCCTTCCTCAAGAGGAAGGGGTTTACCGGATTACAACTATCCCTGTCCAGAACAAGTTTGATCACTGCTATCAAGTCGATTTTCAAGCTGCAATGTATCTAAACGAGACCTCTGATGCTAAAGCCAATTCATCCACCCCCCAAACCTCTGTGGAATGGGACTTGGCTTTAGACGTTGCTATTGTGTTTCCTCAATTTATTCTCCGTCTCCCTCGCAAAATGATTCAAGGGGCAGGTGATAAGTTGCTACAACAGATTGTTCGACAAATATCCCAACGACTCACTAAAAAGGTGCAAAGTGATTTCCATGCCACCCATGGCATCCGTTAA
- a CDS encoding iron-sulfur cluster assembly accessory protein: MIQLSPTAIGELKRLQKKHLPTGQLRIVVDASGCKGLAYQMQFAESPQLDDQVFDCEDIQVVVEKASMKYLSGLTLDYTEDLMGGGFRFYNPNAVETCSCGHSFAIASP; the protein is encoded by the coding sequence ATGATTCAACTCAGCCCTACTGCCATTGGTGAATTAAAACGCCTTCAAAAGAAGCATTTACCTACTGGCCAGCTCCGTATTGTTGTTGATGCCAGTGGCTGTAAAGGGTTGGCCTATCAAATGCAGTTTGCTGAATCACCCCAACTAGACGATCAAGTGTTTGATTGTGAGGATATTCAGGTGGTTGTTGAAAAGGCAAGCATGAAATACCTCTCCGGTTTAACCCTGGACTATACCGAGGATTTGATGGGTGGAGGGTTTCGCTTTTACAACCCCAATGCGGTTGAAACCTGTAGCTGCGGACATTCCTTTGCCATTGCCAGCCCTTAG
- a CDS encoding phosphodiester glycosidase family protein: protein MLGPGVLAVTPAAQVAVNQPIVQVASASINQGNQIQLNGRTYPVAWTQWQDSAQSSPSIGISDSGLNRRFGVDLTSSNDFRQQPVQWFTPKPIALTTRFSENGTSRYLDVSALARSVNWQIQPQGNVLKIKSPPAKIGKIRAGRQQWGHRLVIDLDQPTPWQMERLTNSRSGKKDREFVLAIDATAAAGLGKAWKFPAKSALKSLKITRKQGRTLLSGVIKGTMRPRVWMLTNPNRLVIDIKGGVPEQRSILWAPGILRQERVIALGNKQYPVTWLALNPQTPGLKLQPIWGNRNALLGIHPLLSMAKGTQVAAAINAGFFNRKNKTPLGAIRQNGQWISSPILNRGVVAWNPQGQFQMGRINLQQVLSTSSGKRLSIVSLDSGYPQKGIARYTPTWGPTYTPILKTEKIITVVNNQVVSEKVSTSAKSFAIPKNGYLLVQRSFEVGGALASGTQLQIQTATTPASFNAFPNIVGAGPLLVSNSQVVLNAKAEKFRPPFDTQSAPRSGIGQTADGTILLAAVHNRVGGPGPTLKEWALIMQRLGSVNALNLDGGSSTSLYLGGQLLDRHPVTAARVQNGIGVFWQPNAK from the coding sequence ATGCTGGGCCCAGGTGTGCTGGCTGTTACGCCTGCAGCCCAAGTTGCGGTTAATCAACCGATTGTCCAGGTCGCTAGTGCCAGTATTAATCAGGGCAATCAGATTCAACTCAATGGTCGTACCTATCCAGTTGCTTGGACCCAATGGCAAGATTCGGCCCAATCCTCTCCATCCATAGGGATTAGCGATAGTGGTTTAAATCGCCGGTTTGGAGTGGACTTAACCAGCTCGAATGATTTTCGGCAGCAGCCTGTGCAATGGTTTACCCCTAAGCCCATTGCCTTAACGACTCGGTTTAGTGAAAACGGGACTTCTCGATATCTCGATGTTTCAGCTTTGGCCCGATCGGTTAACTGGCAGATTCAACCCCAGGGTAATGTCCTCAAAATTAAGTCTCCTCCCGCAAAGATTGGCAAGATAAGGGCGGGTCGACAGCAATGGGGACATCGTTTGGTAATTGACCTCGATCAGCCTACCCCCTGGCAAATGGAGCGGTTGACCAATAGTCGAAGCGGGAAAAAAGATCGCGAATTTGTCTTGGCCATTGATGCTACAGCTGCAGCCGGATTGGGTAAAGCTTGGAAATTTCCTGCGAAATCCGCGTTAAAGTCTTTGAAAATCACCCGAAAGCAGGGAAGAACGCTCTTAAGTGGTGTTATTAAAGGGACGATGCGTCCTCGGGTGTGGATGCTGACTAATCCCAATCGATTGGTCATTGATATTAAAGGTGGCGTTCCTGAACAACGCAGTATCCTATGGGCCCCGGGTATTCTTCGGCAAGAGCGAGTCATTGCCTTAGGCAACAAACAATATCCCGTCACTTGGTTAGCCTTAAATCCGCAGACACCAGGGTTGAAGCTTCAGCCCATTTGGGGGAATCGGAATGCTCTATTGGGGATTCATCCTCTCTTGTCGATGGCTAAAGGAACCCAGGTTGCAGCAGCCATTAACGCAGGGTTTTTTAATCGTAAAAATAAGACCCCCTTGGGAGCCATTCGTCAAAATGGTCAGTGGATTTCGAGCCCCATTTTAAATCGAGGTGTGGTGGCTTGGAATCCGCAGGGGCAGTTCCAAATGGGACGCATTAACCTACAGCAAGTCCTGAGTACGTCTTCTGGTAAGCGATTATCGATTGTGTCTCTTGACAGTGGCTATCCCCAAAAAGGAATTGCTCGATATACGCCGACTTGGGGCCCCACTTATACGCCTATTCTCAAAACTGAAAAAATTATTACTGTTGTTAATAATCAGGTCGTTTCGGAAAAAGTCAGTACGAGCGCCAAATCTTTTGCGATTCCTAAAAACGGCTATTTGCTAGTACAGAGGTCCTTTGAGGTCGGTGGAGCCTTGGCTTCTGGAACTCAGCTTCAGATCCAAACTGCCACTACACCTGCGAGCTTTAATGCCTTTCCCAATATTGTGGGTGCTGGACCTTTGTTGGTGAGTAATAGTCAAGTGGTGTTGAATGCCAAGGCTGAAAAATTCCGCCCTCCTTTTGATACTCAATCTGCGCCTCGGAGTGGGATTGGGCAAACGGCAGATGGCACGATTTTGTTGGCAGCGGTTCATAACCGAGTCGGTGGTCCTGGCCCAACCTTGAAGGAATGGGCCTTGATCATGCAGCGGCTGGGATCTGTCAATGCTTTAAATCTAGATGGAGGAAGTTCGACCAGTTTGTATCTAGGGGGTCAACTTCTGGATCGCCACCCAGTGACGGCAGCTCGGGTTCAAAATGGTATTGGGGTGTTTTGGCAGCCTAATGCAAAGTAA
- a CDS encoding triacylglycerol lipase, translating into MKVLLIHGLGRSPLSVFGLSQYLQQAGYRTELFGYSSQIESYTQIIERLQQRLEELEPDRYGIIAHSMGAVLVRSAIAPHSSFKPHPVILLGPPNQSPRIAQLAQRLSLLSPLAGECLQNLADPSFYQQLPNLAIPHIIIAGTNGPRGTWSFFGNEVNDGILTIKEMQLDDCSRSVILPVNHIQMLNNPLVQQTILQILADPASKQKSFPT; encoded by the coding sequence ATGAAAGTACTGCTAATTCATGGCCTGGGACGCTCTCCCCTGTCTGTATTTGGGTTATCTCAATACTTACAACAAGCGGGATATCGCACCGAGTTGTTTGGCTATTCATCCCAAATCGAATCTTATACTCAAATTATTGAGCGTTTGCAGCAACGTTTAGAAGAGCTAGAACCAGACCGCTATGGCATCATTGCCCATTCCATGGGGGCAGTGTTAGTGCGGTCTGCCATTGCACCTCATTCTTCATTCAAACCCCACCCAGTTATTTTGTTGGGACCGCCCAATCAGTCTCCCCGTATCGCTCAGTTGGCCCAGCGATTGAGTCTCTTATCGCCATTAGCAGGAGAATGTTTGCAGAATTTAGCGGACCCCAGCTTTTACCAGCAACTCCCTAATTTAGCCATTCCTCATATTATTATTGCGGGGACGAATGGCCCCCGAGGGACTTGGAGCTTTTTTGGCAACGAAGTGAATGATGGCATTCTCACCATAAAGGAAATGCAGCTGGACGATTGCAGTCGCTCCGTAATCCTACCTGTCAACCATATTCAAATGTTGAATAATCCCCTGGTACAGCAAACCATATTACAAATTCTTGCTGACCCTGCATCGAAACAGAAGTCTTTCCCTACTTAG
- a CDS encoding ATP-binding cassette domain-containing protein — MTIITCDHLDKVYPVAIKQPGFKGTLSHFFQRQHRLVKAVQSVTFKIEPGEVVGFLGPNGAGKTTTLKMLTGLIHPSGGQVQVAGQIPFRRSSAFLEKITLVMGQKQQLLWDLPALDSLRINAAVYKISPHEFQYRVDELSEMLSLGGKLTQPVRKLSLGERMKAELLAALLHRPQVLFLDEPTLGLDVNAQVSVREFLREYNQRYGATILLTSHYMADITALCDRVLLIHQGQLIYDGVLNQLMNRFAPYREVKLELMQTPDPITLGQYGEVEEIAGREIRLLVLRETLTHTVSKILANLQVLDLTITDPPIEEIIRRVFQSGKVT; from the coding sequence ATGACCATCATCACTTGCGACCATCTTGATAAAGTTTATCCAGTTGCCATTAAGCAACCCGGATTCAAAGGCACTCTATCTCACTTTTTTCAGCGACAACATCGCCTCGTCAAAGCGGTGCAGTCCGTCACCTTTAAGATTGAACCCGGAGAGGTTGTTGGCTTTTTAGGTCCGAATGGTGCAGGCAAAACCACAACCTTAAAAATGTTGACCGGTTTGATTCATCCTTCGGGGGGGCAGGTACAAGTCGCAGGCCAAATTCCGTTCCGACGCAGCTCTGCCTTCCTAGAAAAGATCACCTTAGTCATGGGGCAAAAGCAGCAACTACTGTGGGACTTGCCGGCTTTAGATTCTTTGCGGATCAACGCAGCAGTTTATAAAATCAGCCCCCATGAGTTTCAGTATCGGGTGGATGAACTCTCGGAGATGCTGTCTTTAGGGGGGAAGCTCACTCAACCCGTGCGCAAACTTTCCCTGGGGGAGCGGATGAAAGCAGAGCTACTGGCTGCCCTCTTACATCGCCCCCAGGTTCTCTTTCTTGATGAGCCCACCCTAGGTCTAGATGTCAATGCTCAAGTCAGCGTTCGTGAGTTTCTGCGGGAATACAACCAACGCTACGGTGCTACGATTTTGCTGACCAGCCACTATATGGCAGATATTACGGCCCTGTGCGATCGCGTTCTCTTAATTCATCAAGGTCAACTCATTTATGATGGCGTCCTCAATCAGTTAATGAACCGCTTTGCTCCCTATCGGGAAGTCAAATTAGAACTCATGCAAACGCCCGATCCAATCACCTTAGGGCAATATGGTGAAGTCGAAGAGATCGCTGGACGAGAAATTCGCCTACTAGTCCTTCGGGAAACCCTTACCCACACCGTCTCGAAAATATTGGCCAATCTTCAGGTACTCGACTTAACTATCACAGACCCACCCATTGAAGAAATTATTCGGCGAGTCTTTCAATCGGGCAAAGTCACATGA
- a CDS encoding SpoIID/LytB domain-containing protein translates to MLSASQFKLHRYLSFPVGCLSLLLSLVASPAIALELRVALLQGQEDVVIGSSTSANIVNGQGTTVGALPALEGFFAKSTPGAVTFFGKKGWQLSIEPSEDGFVYIKDRWYRGQVRLITTAQGISVINEVDLEDYLAGVIGKEMPRTWPQEALKAQSVAARSFALYRKGKQKNPLYDLVNTTKDQVYGGIDGEAESTRSAVRTTAGQVLTYQGNIVEALFHANSGGHTENSEQVFSGVIPYLRGVPDFDQEAPNFQWSVNFSQAQLQQKLSGLGNILSMTPQGATAHGRVKHIKIVGEQGTKLMKGREFRRTLKLKSTLFQVVPQSDLVASQAQTLPSKPPGFTISGRGHGHGLGMSQWGALALAQRGNTYQQILQHYYKNTVLQNTY, encoded by the coding sequence ATGCTTTCGGCATCACAGTTCAAACTTCATCGCTATCTGTCATTTCCTGTGGGATGCTTATCCCTGCTGTTGTCTCTAGTTGCGAGTCCTGCGATCGCATTAGAGTTACGTGTCGCCCTATTACAGGGACAAGAAGATGTAGTTATTGGGAGTTCCACCTCCGCCAACATCGTCAATGGCCAAGGGACAACGGTAGGAGCGTTACCGGCCTTAGAAGGTTTCTTCGCTAAATCAACGCCTGGAGCCGTCACCTTCTTTGGCAAAAAAGGATGGCAACTTTCCATCGAACCCTCCGAAGATGGTTTTGTTTACATCAAAGATCGATGGTATCGAGGTCAAGTTCGATTAATCACGACCGCCCAAGGCATATCAGTGATTAATGAAGTGGATTTGGAAGACTATCTAGCAGGGGTCATTGGCAAAGAAATGCCTAGAACGTGGCCCCAAGAAGCATTAAAGGCTCAATCCGTAGCGGCCCGTTCCTTTGCCCTATATCGAAAAGGCAAACAAAAAAACCCCCTCTACGACTTGGTCAATACCACCAAAGATCAGGTTTATGGCGGTATCGATGGTGAAGCAGAAAGCACTCGATCAGCGGTTCGAACCACGGCGGGGCAAGTGTTGACCTATCAAGGCAATATTGTTGAAGCCTTGTTCCATGCAAATTCTGGTGGCCATACAGAAAACTCCGAGCAAGTATTCAGCGGCGTTATCCCCTATTTGAGAGGCGTTCCTGATTTTGACCAAGAAGCGCCTAACTTTCAATGGTCTGTGAACTTTTCTCAAGCACAGCTGCAGCAAAAACTCTCCGGACTGGGTAATATTCTTTCTATGACCCCTCAAGGAGCTACGGCCCATGGCCGTGTCAAACACATCAAAATTGTTGGAGAACAGGGGACAAAATTGATGAAAGGGCGTGAATTTCGCCGAACCCTGAAATTGAAAAGTACCTTATTTCAGGTTGTCCCCCAATCTGATCTAGTGGCGAGTCAAGCTCAAACTTTGCCCAGTAAGCCCCCCGGCTTCACCATTAGCGGACGCGGCCATGGTCATGGGTTAGGGATGAGCCAGTGGGGCGCTTTGGCCCTTGCCCAGCGAGGGAATACCTACCAACAAATTTTGCAGCATTATTACAAAAACACTGTTCTCCAGAATACCTATTGA
- the cobU gene encoding bifunctional adenosylcobinamide kinase/adenosylcobinamide-phosphate guanylyltransferase encodes MGDRHLVLVTGPARSGKSEWAENLASQSNLLVIYVATAADYPEDQEWQARIQAHQQRRPADWQTIHAPIDLAEIIQSQPGSVCLLIDSLGTWLTNVLDQDAALWADTLQKLLKALVQAEGQVIVVGEETGWSVVPAYPLGRLFRDRMGELLRQIGAISDQVYLVSAGYALNLKALGTYVAPMVPPDHLKRD; translated from the coding sequence ATGGGTGATCGGCATTTAGTTCTAGTGACCGGGCCAGCTCGTTCCGGTAAGAGTGAATGGGCTGAAAACCTGGCGAGTCAGTCTAATTTGTTGGTAATATATGTGGCTACGGCGGCTGACTATCCTGAAGATCAGGAATGGCAGGCTCGCATCCAAGCCCATCAGCAGCGCCGTCCTGCCGATTGGCAAACGATACATGCACCGATTGATTTGGCTGAGATCATTCAATCACAACCTGGGTCGGTGTGTTTACTGATTGACTCCTTAGGCACTTGGCTGACCAATGTTTTGGACCAGGATGCTGCACTGTGGGCAGATACTTTGCAGAAATTGTTGAAAGCTTTGGTGCAGGCTGAGGGCCAAGTTATTGTTGTCGGCGAGGAGACGGGTTGGAGTGTGGTGCCAGCGTATCCTTTGGGGAGACTATTTCGCGATCGCATGGGGGAATTGCTGCGCCAGATTGGGGCGATCTCAGATCAAGTCTACTTAGTGTCGGCAGGTTATGCCCTAAATCTTAAAGCTTTAGGGACTTATGTTGCTCCTATGGTGCCACCTGACCATCTCAAAAGAGATTGA
- the gmd gene encoding GDP-mannose 4,6-dehydratase: MAKVALITGITGQDGAYLAELLLAKGYHVHGIKRRASLFNTDRIDHLYQDPHEKERRFFLHYGDLTDSTNLIRIVQQVQPDEIYNLAAQSHVAVSFETPEYTANVDGLGTLRFLEAIRILGLEKKTKFYQASTSELYGLVQEVPQTETTPFYPRSPYAVAKLYAYWITVNYREAYGMYACNGILFNHESPLRGETFVTRKITRAIARIYLGKQKCLYLGNMDSLRDWGHARDYVEMQWLMLQQDQPEDFVIATGQQYSVRHFVSIACKEVGIEIRWEGEGIDEKGYDQEGNCIVAVDPRYYRPTEVETLLGSPEKAKEKLQWVPKVSFAELVQEMMAEDLKAAERDKIIEEHGYPVPLVHE, encoded by the coding sequence ATGGCAAAAGTCGCCCTCATTACCGGTATTACGGGTCAAGATGGAGCTTATTTGGCAGAGCTATTATTGGCCAAAGGCTATCACGTTCATGGGATTAAAAGACGCGCTTCTCTCTTCAATACCGATCGAATTGATCACTTATATCAAGACCCCCACGAGAAAGAGCGACGCTTTTTCCTGCACTACGGCGACTTAACTGATTCGACCAATCTCATTCGAATTGTGCAACAAGTCCAACCAGACGAGATTTATAACTTAGCTGCCCAAAGCCATGTGGCGGTCTCATTTGAGACTCCTGAGTATACCGCCAATGTCGATGGTCTTGGTACCTTGAGATTTTTGGAAGCCATTCGCATCCTAGGGTTGGAGAAAAAAACCAAATTTTATCAAGCCTCCACATCTGAGCTATATGGCTTGGTACAAGAGGTGCCTCAAACAGAAACAACCCCCTTTTACCCCCGCTCTCCTTATGCCGTTGCCAAACTCTATGCCTATTGGATTACGGTTAATTATCGCGAAGCCTATGGCATGTATGCCTGTAATGGAATTTTGTTTAACCATGAATCTCCACTCCGGGGTGAAACCTTTGTAACCCGGAAGATCACACGTGCGATCGCACGGATTTACCTGGGCAAACAAAAATGTCTGTACTTAGGAAATATGGACTCCTTAAGAGATTGGGGTCATGCCAGGGACTATGTAGAGATGCAATGGTTAATGCTCCAGCAAGACCAACCCGAAGATTTTGTCATTGCCACCGGTCAACAATACAGCGTCCGCCATTTTGTCTCGATTGCCTGCAAAGAAGTCGGCATTGAAATTCGCTGGGAAGGGGAAGGCATCGATGAAAAAGGCTATGACCAAGAAGGGAATTGTATTGTTGCGGTAGATCCGCGTTATTATCGCCCCACAGAAGTAGAAACCTTACTGGGTAGTCCTGAGAAAGCGAAGGAGAAACTCCAATGGGTCCCCAAAGTTAGCTTTGCAGAATTAGTCCAGGAAATGATGGCAGAAGATTTGAAAGCTGCCGAGCGGGATAAGATTATCGAAGAGCATGGCTATCCTGTCCCCCTTGTTCATGAATAA
- a CDS encoding LapA family protein: MHLYYGNPIFLNSVHKTQFLNLSGLSHPLNTLVPSKLITMHLLLSLLFSLGIAIAAILSVQNATAVSVHFLAWRSVPIPVGIVLGFATGMGVLAGAIATPLWSKRLSRRRRYTEFEESEFTENNPY, from the coding sequence ATGCACTTGTACTATGGAAACCCCATTTTTCTCAACTCTGTCCATAAAACGCAATTTCTTAATCTGTCTGGGTTGTCCCATCCCCTGAACACATTAGTCCCATCAAAGCTCATCACCATGCATCTGCTGTTATCCCTGCTCTTTAGTTTAGGTATCGCTATTGCAGCAATTTTGTCTGTTCAAAATGCTACAGCGGTTTCCGTCCACTTTTTAGCCTGGCGCTCTGTCCCCATCCCCGTGGGGATTGTATTGGGGTTTGCCACTGGGATGGGCGTATTGGCAGGTGCGATCGCAACCCCGCTCTGGTCCAAACGACTATCCCGCCGTAGACGATATACCGAGTTCGAAGAGTCTGAATTTACCGAAAACAACCCCTATTGA
- a CDS encoding cupin domain-containing protein, which produces MVQTQPSNLLAAPVPAHQGVAATELRPWGSFTILEEGQGYKIKRIEVKPGHRLSLQMHHHRSEHWIVIAGIAKVVRGEEDLMLSANESTYVPRFTQHRLENPGMVPLVLIEVQNGEYLGEDDIVRFDDDYAR; this is translated from the coding sequence GTGGTCCAAACTCAACCATCCAACCTTTTAGCAGCACCTGTGCCTGCTCACCAAGGTGTTGCTGCAACTGAGCTGCGTCCTTGGGGATCTTTTACCATTTTGGAAGAAGGCCAAGGCTATAAGATCAAGCGAATTGAGGTTAAGCCTGGGCACCGTTTGAGTTTGCAGATGCATCATCACCGAAGTGAGCATTGGATTGTCATTGCCGGTATCGCTAAAGTTGTGCGAGGCGAGGAAGATTTGATGCTGAGCGCCAATGAGTCTACTTATGTGCCTCGGTTTACCCAACACCGGCTGGAGAACCCTGGCATGGTGCCTTTGGTTTTGATTGAGGTTCAAAACGGCGAGTATTTAGGCGAAGATGATATTGTGCGCTTTGATGATGATTACGCACGATAG